The Vitis riparia cultivar Riparia Gloire de Montpellier isolate 1030 chromosome 10, EGFV_Vit.rip_1.0, whole genome shotgun sequence genome includes a region encoding these proteins:
- the LOC117923863 gene encoding uncharacterized protein LOC117923863 encodes MSNQKNKKTEGDEVEELLRAAEDELLLNLSLNSHMSRVSTSYIDPDLDRRFEALKSSSSPSSKTNPPPQNPKLKDPVAKNVQTPQEPHLDADHDDLLARFAALKGSISEATATAADGDDDDDEEDEVDKVIRWAMDAARLENSPPTHQVAPENGKSIN; translated from the exons ATGAGTAACCAGAAAAACAAGAAGACAGAGGGAGACGAGGTGGAGGAGCTGCTCCGAGCAGCGGAGGACGAGCTCCTCCTCAACCTCAGCCTCAACTCCCACATGTCCCGCGTCTCCACCTCCTACATCGACCCCGATCTGGACCGCCGTTTCGAGGCCCTCAAATCTTCCTCTTCTCCTTCCTCCAAAACCAACCCACCACCGCAAAACCCAAAACTCAAAGACCCAGTTGCGAAAAATGTCCAGACTCCTCAAGAGCCCCATCTGGATGCCGATCATGATGACCTCTTGGCTAGATTCGCTGCTCTGAAGGGCTCAATTTCTGAGGCTACTGCCACTGCTGCTGATGGGGATGATGACGATGACGAGGAGGATGAAGTTGACAAGGTGATCCGATGGGCCATGGATGCTGCTCGTCTTGAGAATTCGCCTCCTACCCACCAAGTGGCCCCCGAAAATG ggaaatcaataaattaa